The uncultured Desulfovibrio sp. genome contains a region encoding:
- the ilvB gene encoding biosynthetic-type acetolactate synthase large subunit: protein MLRLSGAELTIRLLENQGVTHIAGIPGGFNLPLYDALGRSGTIRHILARHEQGAGFIAQGMARVTGRPGVIFATSGPGATNTLTALADARMDSVPLVCITGQVPLNMIGTDAFQEVDIYGMSIPATKHNFIVRSIDELLRVIPEAFAIAAGDRPGPVLVDIPRDVQVAVAELQDLPAAGTPAPLPQPDPQALARAAEMMNAAKRPLLLLGGGTSSPEASAAVVSFMEARRIPAVMSLRGLGTVPHGHELAVGMLGMHGARASNMLVDECDLLMVVGARLGDRATGRLDGFCPKTGLVHIDIDACEVGKLRIPQVGITADAAEALTALLPLLRKTDHEPWLERVAACKAEHGLRFDRTDEVCSPYGIIRHVADALHGKGIVSTDVGQHQMRVAQAYPMMQPRQWLTSGGLGTMGFGLPAAIGAALAKPEETVVCFSGDGSLLMNIQEMATAVENQANVKIILCNNDGLGLVQQQQDLFFGGRLFGSAFTAGTDFVRIAQGFGMPAICLNNERDPRAVLEKALGTPGPCLLEVRMSAEEKVFPMVPPGAANSQMIEGVNA, encoded by the coding sequence ATGTTACGTCTTTCGGGAGCAGAACTCACCATCCGCCTGCTGGAAAACCAGGGTGTCACGCACATTGCCGGCATCCCGGGCGGTTTCAATCTTCCTCTCTACGATGCCCTCGGGCGCAGTGGAACCATCCGGCACATCCTTGCCCGTCATGAACAGGGCGCAGGCTTCATCGCTCAGGGCATGGCAAGAGTCACGGGCCGCCCCGGCGTTATCTTTGCCACTTCCGGCCCCGGCGCCACCAATACGCTCACGGCGCTCGCCGATGCGCGCATGGATTCCGTGCCTCTGGTCTGCATTACCGGGCAGGTGCCCCTGAACATGATCGGCACCGATGCCTTTCAGGAAGTGGACATCTACGGCATGTCCATTCCAGCCACCAAGCACAACTTCATTGTGCGCTCCATTGACGAACTGCTGCGCGTGATTCCCGAGGCCTTTGCCATTGCCGCTGGCGACCGCCCCGGCCCTGTATTGGTGGACATCCCGCGTGACGTGCAGGTGGCTGTTGCTGAATTGCAGGATCTGCCCGCCGCCGGAACCCCCGCTCCCTTGCCCCAGCCAGACCCGCAGGCCCTTGCCCGCGCGGCGGAAATGATGAACGCCGCAAAGCGCCCCCTGTTGTTGCTGGGCGGTGGCACGTCTTCACCAGAGGCTTCGGCGGCGGTGGTTTCCTTTATGGAGGCCCGTCGCATCCCTGCCGTCATGTCCCTGCGCGGGCTGGGCACGGTGCCGCACGGGCACGAACTGGCCGTGGGCATGCTTGGCATGCATGGAGCGCGCGCTTCCAACATGCTGGTGGACGAATGCGATCTGCTCATGGTTGTGGGCGCTCGTCTTGGCGACCGCGCGACGGGCAGGCTGGACGGTTTTTGCCCCAAGACGGGCCTTGTCCATATTGATATCGATGCCTGCGAGGTGGGCAAGCTGCGTATTCCGCAGGTGGGTATTACGGCGGATGCGGCAGAGGCTCTCACGGCCCTGCTGCCCCTGTTGCGCAAGACAGACCACGAGCCGTGGCTCGAGCGCGTGGCCGCATGCAAGGCGGAGCACGGCCTGCGTTTTGACCGCACGGATGAGGTCTGTTCGCCCTACGGCATCATCAGGCACGTGGCGGACGCCCTGCACGGCAAGGGCATTGTGAGCACAGACGTGGGCCAGCACCAGATGCGCGTGGCTCAGGCCTACCCCATGATGCAGCCCCGGCAGTGGCTCACATCCGGCGGGCTGGGAACAATGGGCTTTGGCCTGCCTGCCGCCATAGGCGCTGCGCTGGCAAAGCCGGAGGAAACCGTGGTCTGTTTTTCCGGTGATGGCAGCCTGCTCATGAATATTCAGGAAATGGCCACGGCTGTTGAAAATCAGGCCAACGTCAAGATTATCCTGTGCAACAACGATGGACTTGGGCTGGTGCAGCAACAGCAGGATCTGTTCTTTGGAGGGCGGCTGTTCGGCTCGGCTTTCACGGCAGGCACGGACTTTGTGCGTATTGCCCAAGGCTTTGGCATGCCGGCCATCTGTCTTAACAACGAGCGCGACCCCAGGGCCGTGCTGGAAAAGGCCCTGGGCACGCCCGGCCCATGCCTGCTTGAAGTGCGCATGAGCGCAGAAGAAAAAGTTTTTCCCATGGTGCCGCCAGGAGCGGCAAACAGTCAGATGATAGAGGGGGTTAACGCATGA
- a CDS encoding 6-phosphofructo-2-kinase/fructose-2,6-bisphosphatase — protein sequence MQKLYVAMVGLPARGKSTLAKRIRDGLVTEGIAAKLFNNGDMRRALIGAESTDPNFYDPNNKLGRDAREMICMRNMEIAREWLAKDGEVAILDATNVSRARRHLIETTLTDYPVLFVECVNEDQLLLNACIRRKTTLPEYASYTEEEALASFMKRISYYETIYESLQDEKYWLRVDSTANRILDERPCESSPYYPAIREMVVSVWIQCLYLARHGQTEFNLRGRIGGDPPLTATGRAQALALAAHLRNKPIEWVFTSTRIRSHETATPLLTERPEAHAMAFKEFDEIWAGDCEGMLYSEIRERMPEVTQGRNASKYTYTYPNGESYALLRERVQRGLRRALFLAGDAPLIIVGHQAINRVLLSLFLRQRNEDVPFIYIPQNQYYHISLTPRRKVFERLPYDGGPGASLLAE from the coding sequence ATGCAGAAACTTTATGTCGCCATGGTCGGTCTGCCCGCAAGGGGAAAATCCACTCTGGCAAAGCGCATCCGCGACGGTCTTGTGACCGAAGGCATTGCCGCAAAGCTGTTCAATAACGGCGACATGCGCCGCGCGCTCATTGGCGCGGAATCCACCGACCCCAATTTTTACGATCCCAACAACAAACTGGGACGAGATGCGCGCGAAATGATCTGCATGCGCAACATGGAGATTGCCCGCGAATGGCTGGCCAAGGACGGCGAGGTGGCCATTCTTGACGCCACCAACGTCAGCCGCGCGCGCAGGCACCTCATAGAAACCACGCTCACCGACTACCCGGTGCTTTTTGTGGAATGCGTCAACGAAGACCAGCTGCTGCTCAATGCCTGCATACGCCGCAAGACCACCCTGCCGGAATACGCCTCGTATACTGAAGAAGAAGCCCTTGCCAGCTTTATGAAGCGCATCAGCTACTATGAAACCATTTACGAGTCATTGCAGGACGAAAAATACTGGTTGCGCGTTGATTCCACAGCCAACCGTATTCTGGACGAGCGCCCCTGCGAAAGTTCACCCTACTACCCCGCTATCCGCGAAATGGTTGTCAGCGTGTGGATCCAGTGCCTGTATCTGGCGCGCCACGGACAGACGGAATTCAACCTGCGGGGCCGCATCGGCGGCGACCCGCCGCTCACAGCCACAGGCCGCGCCCAGGCGCTTGCCCTTGCCGCCCATCTGCGCAACAAACCAATTGAGTGGGTGTTTACCTCCACGCGCATACGCTCGCACGAAACGGCAACCCCATTGCTGACCGAACGGCCCGAGGCGCATGCCATGGCCTTTAAGGAGTTTGACGAAATATGGGCGGGCGATTGCGAGGGCATGCTCTACAGCGAAATCCGCGAGCGCATGCCCGAGGTCACCCAAGGCCGCAACGCCAGCAAATACACCTACACTTACCCCAATGGCGAGAGCTACGCCCTGCTGCGCGAGCGGGTACAACGGGGTTTGCGGCGGGCGCTTTTTCTGGCTGGGGATGCGCCCCTGATCATTGTGGGGCATCAGGCCATCAACCGGGTGCTGCTTTCGCTCTTTCTCCGACAGCGCAACGAAGACGTGCCCTTTATCTATATTCCGCAAAACCAGTACTACCACATCAGCCTGACCCCGCGCCGCAAGGTCTTTGAACGCTTGCCCTATGACGGCGGGCCGGGGGCCAGCCTGCTGGCTGAATAA
- the ilvN gene encoding acetolactate synthase small subunit: protein MNGSVTNALTTLHLSVNNHPGVLSHVCGLFAGRAYNLEGVLVTPEADGDTCRMWLVVKDDGRMEQIVKQVRKLHDVLDVQVGHAEPTVFNRLAGCLEC, encoded by the coding sequence ATGAACGGTTCCGTCACGAACGCGCTTACAACTTTGCACTTGAGCGTCAACAATCATCCTGGTGTGCTTTCGCACGTGTGCGGCCTCTTTGCTGGCCGTGCCTACAACCTTGAAGGCGTGCTTGTTACGCCGGAAGCAGACGGCGATACCTGCCGCATGTGGCTGGTGGTCAAGGACGACGGGCGCATGGAGCAGATAGTCAAGCAGGTGCGCAAGCTGCACGATGTGCTGGATGTGCAGGTGGGGCATGCGGAACCGACGGTCTTCAACCGTCTGGCTGGTTGCCTTGAATGCTGA